Proteins found in one Pseudorasbora parva isolate DD20220531a chromosome 11, ASM2467924v1, whole genome shotgun sequence genomic segment:
- the LOC137092079 gene encoding uncharacterized protein produces MIPWAFVTVISIMLFSSGTACHRIHQPNGVITVAVGNTVTLQCFAKGDNLFWYKQIVGQKPRVITAFVKWSEPKFYNEFNNDRFSGKILGSNFNLTISDITQSDEAVYYCGAKVLYMEFGNGTHLIVKGQKNLTSKILTSDHLNDHMDCPQKCYENSTKQINNETFSVHIAEEISEEKLCPAVLGLACALGFCGVLVFALVGFICKRVRGSGQDNHGQSNAQDTDDENLTYAALRFSLNKRKSREKRELSQQTMRVCTSD; encoded by the exons ATGATTCCTTGGGCATTTGTGACTGTTATTTCTATAATGC TTTTCTCCTCAGGCACTGCATGCCATCGAATTCATCAGCCAAATGGAGTCATAACTGTAGCAGTTGGCAACACTGTGACTCTACAGTGTTTTGCAAAGGGAGATAACTTATTTTGGTATAAGCAAATTGTTGGACAAAAACCTCGAGTCATAACAGCATTTGTGAAATGGTCAGAACCCAAATTTTACAATGAATTCAACAACGATCGATTCTCGGGCAAGATATTGGGCAGCAACTTTAATCTGACAATATCAGACATCACTCAGTCAGATGAAGCAGTGTACTATTGTGGAGCAAAAGTATTATATATGGAGTTTGGAAATGGAACACATCTGATAGTTAAAG GTCAAAAAAATTTAACATCAAAGATCTTAACGTCCGATCATCTAAATGACCACATGGATTGTCCACAAAAATGCTATGAAAACAGTACAAAACAAATCAATAATG AAACATTCAGTGTGCATATTGCAGAAGAGATTTCAGAAGAAAAGCTCTGTCCAGCAGTGCTTGGGTTGGCATGTGCTTTAGGATTTTGTGGAGTTCTAGTCTTTGCTCTCGTGGGTTTCATATGTAAGAGAG TGCGAGGCTCTGGACAAGACAACCATGGGCAGTCAAATGCTCAG GACACTGATGATGAGAATTTGACATATGCAGCCTTGCGGTTCAGTCTGAATAAAAGGAAATCTCGAGAAAAGAGAGAACTATCTCAGCAGACTATGCGTGTGTGCACATCTGATTAA
- the itga6l gene encoding integrin alpha-6, with amino-acid sequence MLFIQWGLLLSVWMLRPPRVSAFNLDTQNVIKKRGEADTLFGFSMAMHHQIKPTEERVLLIGAPRAKALPVQNASISGGLYKCKFTTQLDDCERISVDLEARPKDRIGEDYRENQWLGVSVQSQGRGGKVVTCAHRYQDWSFTNQRLLGRCFVLEQDLKLVTDGESTRSFCRTREPDKDKFGYCQQGLSVAFSKDSKYLVYGAPGAYDWKGIVHMEPVDDFSLEIYETGDQHQHELITVDISSFLGFALDTGMNLMNEGELIIVAGAPRSYHSGEVLLLRPEEKADTRNLKAEHILQGPGLASSFGYDLAVLDLNADRWDDIVVGAPEFSEKNMDEDVGGAVYVYINQAKGQRWSQIKPVCLYGKKDSMFGLAVAHIGDINQDGYQDFAVSAPNEDSGRGRLYIYHGSAAGFHQKPVTLDAGDHGIKLFGYSLAGNMDMDGNGYPDLAVGSHSDTVLIYRAKPVVNIEKTLTLTPNIVDFEAQDCKKYTCIITAQSCFTYTAQPATYNPKLRIEYKLKADTVRRERGLPSRVVFVNPEAAEGDRELSGQGKQECVQTKLRLLVDIQDTLTSISFSLSLSLPFDNPKQTVRNLPDLEPVLNALQENTTKAEVTFMNAGCGSDNICHSNLQLQYSFCTKEQQEEKCDPLAMENGVPVISPGDENVALEVTVTNIGGEDAHQSQLTVTFPEFLQLSSVLPKKNSVTQVRCDPNEHKTQADCQLGNPLKRDSEVSFFLILNTERLSLRVTGANVTMSLKTISIQDIPIVVAEAKIIFELHLNITGLAKPSQLFFGGEVKDEKTLKSEDDIGSLVQYEFRIFNIGRPLKSFGSAVLNIQWPKATREGKWLLYLVQISDRGKNIIHCTPSEAINPLRYIKGSSRGRRELEHESGLKAFASTTDFFPFLGNKRKYKTLTCADDLKCVEIKCPLEAVDSTAGIVLHARLWNNTFIEEYNSLNYLDIVLDASLTLNGAQENIGIQPSHTKVKLTVFRERKPALLSRVPWWVILLSILTALLLLALLFYLLWKFECFNCGMCAKEKNIY; translated from the exons ATGTTGTTCATCCAGTGGGGTCTCCTTCTGTCCGTGTGGATGCTCCGGCCACCGCGGGTTTCTGCTTTTAACCTGGACACACAGAACGTGATAAAGAAGCGTGGGGAAGCAGACACGTTATTTGGCTTTTCTATGGCCATGCACCATCAGATCAAACCTACAGAGGAGCGAGT ATTGCTGATTGGAGCGCCTCGTGCAAAAGCGTTGCCTGTTCAAAATGCCAGTATATCTGGAGGTCTGTACAAATGCAAATTCACAACACAACTTGATGACTGCGAACGCATTTCCGTTGATTTAGAAG CTCGTCCTAAGGATAGGATAGGAGAAGACTATAGAGAAAACCAATGGCTAGGTGTTTCTGTCCAAAGTCAGGGACGAGGAGGCAAAGTAGTG ACTTGTGCCCACAGGTATCAGGATTGGAGTTTTACCAACCAACGGTTATTGGGCAGATGTTTTGTCCTGGAACAGGACCTTAAATTGGTGACCGATGGAGAGAGCACAAGATCATTTTGTAGAACTCGGGAACCAGATAAGGACAAGTTTGGATACTGTCAACAGGGTCTTTCTGTAGCATTTTCCAAAGACAGCAAATATCTTGTTTATGGAGCTCCAGGAGCCTACGACTGGAAAG GTATTGTGCACATGGAGCCTGTGGATGACTTCTCTCTAGAGATCTATGAAACAGGAGATCAACATCAACATGAGCTTATTACTGTGGACATTAGTAGCTTTTTAG GATTTGCTTTAGATACTGGGATGAACCTAATGAATGAAGGAGAGCTTATTATTGTCGCGGGGGCTCCACGCTCATATCACAGCGGGGAGGTCTTGTTGTTAAGACCGGAAGAAAAGGCAGACACAAGGAACTTGAAAGCTGAACACATCCTTCAAGGTCCAGGTTTGGCCTCCTCCTTTGGATATGACCTCGCTGTTCTTGACTTAAATGCAGATAG ATGGGATGACATTGTTGTGGGTGCGCCTGAGTTCTCCGAGAAAAACATGGATGAAGATGTAGGAGGGGCTGTGTATGTTTACATCAACCAAGCCAAAGGACAGCGCTGGAGCCAAATCAAACCAGTGTGTCTGTACGGGAAAAAGGACTCCATGTTTGGACTAGCAGTGGCGCACATTGGGGATATCAATCAAGATGGATACCAAG ATTTTGCAGTGAGCGCTCCCAATGAGGATTCAGGGAGAGGTCGATTGTACATTTATCATGGCTCAGCTGCAGGCTTTCATCAAAAACCGGTG ACTTTAGATGCTGGAGACCATGGTATCAAATTGTTCGGCTACTCCTTGGCTGGAAACATGGATATGGACGGTAACGGCTATCCAGACCTTGCTGTGGGTTCACATTCGGATACTGTGCTGATTTACAG GGCTAAACCTGTGGTAAACATAGAAAAGACCTTGACATTAACACCGAATATTGTTGACTTCGAGGCACAGGACTGCAAGAAATATACATG CATTATAACAGCTCAGTCCTGTTTCACTTACACTGCCCAGCCAGCTACATACAATCCCAAACTGA GGATTGAGTACAAGCTAAAAGCTGATACAGTGCGCAGAGAGAGGGGTCTTCCTTCACGAGTGGTCTTTGTGAATCCTGAGGCTGCCGAGGGAGACCGGGAACTGTCTGGCCAGGGCAAACAAGAGTGTGTCCAGACAAAGCTGAGGCTGCTG GTAGACATCCAGGATACGCTGACCAGTATTTCCTTCAGCCTCTCTCTTTCTTTGCCATTTGATAATCCAAAACAGACAGTCAGAAACCTCCCTGATTTAGAGCCAGTTCTGAATGCTCTACAGGAAAACACAACCAAAGCAGAG GTCACCTTTATGAATGCCGGCTGTGGAAGTGACAACATCTGCCATAGTAACCTGCAGCTCCAGTATAGCTTCTGCACAAAAGAACAACAAGAAGAAAAATGTGACCCTCTTGCCAT GGAAAATGGTGTTCCTGTCATTTCTCCGGGTGATGAGAACGTTGCCCTGGAGGTCACTGTAACCAACATAGGTGGAGAAGATGCACATCAGAGTCAACTGACTGTGACATTTCCAGAATTTCTGCAGCTGTCATCAGTCCTGCCAAAGAAAAATAGT GTAACCCAGGTGAGGTGTGACCCCAATGAGCATAAAACACAGGCTGACTGTCAACTTGGAAATCCTTTAAAAAGAGACTCTGAG GTTTCATTCTTCCTGATACTAAACACGGAAAGGCTTTCCTTGAGAGTGACAGGCGCTAATGTGACTATGTCCCTTAAAAC CATCAGCATTCAAGATATTCCAATAGTTGTTGCAGAagcaaaaattatatttgaactGCATCTAAACATCACTGG TCTTGCTAAACCTTCCCAGTTGTTCTTTGGAGGAGAAGTGAAAGATGAGAAAACATTGAAATCAGAAGATGATATTGGCTCTCTGGTCCAGTATGAGTTCAGG ATTTTTAACATTGGTCGGCCTCTGAAGTCCTTCGGTTCTGCAGTGCTGAACATTCAGTGGCCAAAAGCAACCAGGGAGGGAAAATGGCTCTTGTACCTTGTGCAAATCAGTGATCGAGGAAAGAATATTATTCACTGCACACCATCAGAGGCTATAAACCCGCTCAGATATATCAAG GGGTCATCCAGAGGAAGGCGTGAACTAGAGCATGAATCAGGCCTGAAGGCTTTTGCCTCCACTACcgatttttttccctttttaggcaacaaaagaaagtataaaactCTG ACATGTGCTGATGACCTAAAATGTGTGGAGATAAAGTGCCCTCTTGAGGCAGTGGACAGTACAGCAGGCATTGTTCTTCATGCTCGTTTATGGAACAATACTTTTATTGAG GAATATAATTCGTTGAACTACTTGGATATTGTACTGGATGCATCTCTGACCCTTAATGGGGCACAGGAGAATATAGGGATTCAGCCATCCCATACCAAG GTGAAGCTAACTGTTTTTCGTGAAAGGAAGCCTGCTTTGCTCAGTCGAGTCCCATGGTGGGTCATTCTGCTCAGCATACTGACAGCACTGCTGTTACTAGCTTTGCTGTTTTACCTGTTATGGAAG TTTGAATGTTTCAATTGTGGAATGTGTGCCAAAGAGAAGAATATTTATTAA